The following are from one region of the Abiotrophia defectiva ATCC 49176 genome:
- a CDS encoding phosphatidylserine decarboxylase — protein sequence MVKVYQRQSGRVIEPVVYQEGLVNRLYQTRWGRWLLPLLTRPSISYLLTLSDYLPWSKAKVRKFLETYDLSLADYQEGTYPHFAAFFQRKIQPDLRPVCPEGEVLAVADAKLQGFDIHEDLSLVLKGQSYDLAELLEDDQLAQSFQGGLALVFRLGVEDLHRYLAIESGVITHQKSIKGKLHSVREVAQAQRLIYRENSRHYCLIETEEGPVLQMEIGALLVGRIYNHHQTYLVRGQEKGYFGLGGSTIVVLYPANRIELDQDIRYYSDLGIESQVRMGERIGVKHV from the coding sequence ATGGTTAAGGTCTACCAGCGTCAAAGTGGTCGGGTCATAGAGCCTGTGGTCTATCAAGAAGGCTTGGTTAATCGCCTCTACCAGACTAGATGGGGGCGATGGCTCCTCCCTCTGTTGACACGGCCTAGCATCTCCTATCTGCTGACCCTAAGTGATTACTTGCCTTGGTCAAAAGCTAAGGTAAGAAAGTTCCTAGAGACCTATGACCTGTCTCTGGCTGACTACCAAGAGGGGACCTATCCCCACTTTGCAGCCTTTTTCCAGCGAAAAATTCAGCCAGACTTACGCCCTGTCTGTCCAGAAGGGGAAGTATTGGCCGTAGCCGACGCCAAATTACAAGGTTTTGATATTCATGAAGACTTAAGTTTGGTCTTAAAGGGCCAAAGCTATGATTTGGCAGAATTATTGGAAGATGACCAACTAGCGCAGTCCTTCCAAGGTGGGCTAGCCTTAGTATTCCGTCTAGGGGTCGAAGACTTGCATCGCTATTTAGCCATTGAATCTGGGGTAATTACCCATCAGAAAAGCATCAAGGGCAAGTTGCATAGTGTAAGGGAAGTAGCCCAAGCCCAGCGTTTGATTTATCGTGAGAATAGCCGGCATTACTGTCTGATTGAGACAGAAGAGGGGCCAGTTCTCCAGATGGAAATTGGTGCACTGCTAGTCGGTCGAATTTATAACCATCATCAAACTTACCTAGTCAGAGGCCAGGAGAAGGGCTACTTTGGCTTAGGTGGGTCCACTATCGTCGTACTATATCCAGCAAATCGTATTGAGCTGGACCAAGATATTAGATATTACTCAGACTTAGGTATCGAAAGCCAGGTCAGAATGGGTGAAAGGATAGGTGTTAAACATGTTTAA
- a CDS encoding UbiA family prenyltransferase: MFKRLAIYYKEMFPLGSRFIVAAIMFFEIYFVLLLNDGVTSFNFNHQELIGIFTIFVFLMILRIADDFKDYETDQRLFPHRALPSGRVKKKDLAIALAFIVTVSVMLNIFFMNNIFWFLFLYIYGTLMSFWFFKRDKIQNSLPLALVTHNPVMMILNLYTISFVCYKYNLPLLSVPTVLLAFTMYFPSLIWEVCRKIRAPKDETEYVTYSKLFGYKKATRFIEIVTILDIMTNFLLLWNISHVGVVVLVLNVIWMTVQFEQFIKDPTLFNIRERVERYTYITETTMVVSVAVYLLMGVF, translated from the coding sequence ATGTTTAAGCGTTTAGCGATTTATTATAAGGAAATGTTTCCGCTGGGGTCGCGTTTTATCGTGGCAGCCATTATGTTTTTCGAGATTTATTTTGTCCTCTTGTTAAATGACGGGGTGACCAGCTTTAATTTCAACCATCAAGAATTGATTGGGATTTTCACCATTTTTGTATTCTTGATGATTTTACGCATTGCAGATGACTTCAAGGACTATGAGACCGACCAACGACTCTTCCCCCATCGGGCTTTGCCGTCAGGGCGGGTCAAGAAAAAGGACTTGGCTATCGCCTTAGCCTTTATCGTCACGGTCTCTGTTATGTTGAATATCTTCTTCATGAATAATATCTTTTGGTTCCTCTTCCTCTATATCTACGGAACCTTGATGTCTTTCTGGTTCTTTAAGCGAGATAAAATTCAGAATTCATTGCCTTTAGCCTTGGTGACCCATAATCCGGTCATGATGATTCTGAATCTTTATACTATTTCCTTCGTATGTTATAAGTACAATCTGCCCCTATTGTCAGTTCCGACCGTCCTCTTGGCCTTCACCATGTACTTCCCAAGCTTGATTTGGGAAGTCTGTCGTAAGATTCGAGCACCAAAAGATGAGACAGAATATGTGACTTACTCCAAGCTCTTCGGTTATAAGAAGGCTACCCGTTTCATCGAAATAGTCACTATTCTGGATATTATGACCAACTTCCTTCTGCTCTGGAATATTTCTCATGTAGGGGTCGTGGTCTTGGTGCTTAATGTTATCTGGATGACGGTTCAGTTCGAACAGTTCATTAAGGACCCAACCCTCTTCAATATCCGGGAAAGAGTTGAGCGTTATACCTATATTACTGAGACCACCATGGTCGTCTCAGTAGCTGTCTACCTCTTGATGGGAGTCTTCTAA
- a CDS encoding phosphoenolpyruvate synthase — MKQVYDPQKVGGKAYHLMEMTKAGLPVPSFAVFAFDCFDQADSMDFLASQEAAYQAGNLSLDQLSQELLAWAKESFAKEDLSPVLSWAKQTFPSGQVRLAVRSSASIEDGAVSSFAGQFESQLDVPIDHLPQSLEHTFLSLYQVSALAYLFKQGISLPEAQMNCLVQVMIKGDLSGVYFTANPKGILNEHIVVVGQGLGDQIVEDKVPTSMVTYHPADQLSYTEQEPGAPSLTTSQLGDLESLAQQAMALFGPYLDLEFTFQGDRLYILQARPITTLPQGKQIILDNSNIVESYPGLSTPLTISFIQEAYASIFRGLAQRLVGKEAAELAAYEPTFQNMLCPVNSRVYYQIQSWYQLLQLLPFSKKIIPIWQDMLGVRETEVPAMPVHLSPWKRLKIMGRIVREFFTAPKQMAQLEQEFIRIQAVFQERFSPDADLEQLIALVVQLKDEILAHWDITLINDLYAFVYTGLLKKSRHGQDVQAEIAGIEQIESMRPALALQDLVEELKHPKNQALRQTLENEDAADFLNRQDPLVAKILDFIQEFGDRAPEELKLETPTFRTHPQGLLSLLVQMCQQDAPDLKASSAASNRPRSWWTSFLRRRAMTGVKYRESSRLNRTRIYGMMRMIFRAIGAQLAKQGYLETEEDIFYLTKEEIFELARQPHSVSDLISERRAKLAGDRTLPNFSRYVFLGQVFEKFVRFSGQARSQLSRAEHLQGIGCSPGRVKGQVLVVDDVQAIESAQGKIMVTRMTDPGWVYLLTQAQGVIAEQGSLLSHTAIISRELGIPSVVNVRGATQLLKSGDWIEMDGLSGQVTILEEADHADH, encoded by the coding sequence ATGAAACAAGTCTATGATCCCCAGAAAGTGGGAGGGAAAGCCTACCACCTCATGGAAATGACCAAAGCTGGGCTACCAGTTCCTAGTTTTGCTGTCTTTGCCTTTGACTGTTTTGATCAAGCGGACAGCATGGATTTCCTGGCTAGTCAGGAAGCAGCCTATCAGGCGGGTAATCTAAGTTTGGATCAGCTGAGTCAAGAACTACTGGCTTGGGCTAAAGAGAGTTTTGCTAAGGAAGATTTAAGTCCTGTGCTGAGCTGGGCCAAGCAAACTTTCCCATCTGGTCAGGTGCGTTTGGCAGTTCGTTCATCTGCTAGCATTGAAGACGGTGCCGTCTCATCTTTTGCCGGGCAATTTGAAAGCCAGCTAGATGTCCCAATCGACCACTTACCCCAGTCTCTAGAGCATACTTTCTTGTCCCTCTATCAGGTATCCGCTCTAGCTTATCTCTTTAAGCAAGGGATTAGCCTGCCGGAAGCTCAGATGAACTGTTTGGTTCAAGTCATGATTAAGGGAGATTTATCTGGTGTTTATTTTACAGCCAACCCTAAGGGAATTCTCAACGAGCACATTGTGGTTGTGGGACAGGGATTAGGTGATCAAATTGTAGAAGATAAGGTGCCTACTAGCATGGTGACTTATCATCCGGCAGATCAGCTATCCTATACGGAACAAGAGCCAGGCGCCCCAAGTTTAACAACTAGTCAATTAGGGGACCTAGAATCCTTAGCCCAGCAAGCCATGGCGCTTTTTGGCCCCTATCTGGATTTGGAGTTTACCTTCCAAGGAGACCGGCTCTACATCTTACAGGCTCGTCCCATTACTACTTTGCCACAAGGCAAGCAAATCATTCTGGATAATAGTAATATTGTGGAGAGCTATCCAGGTCTCTCTACACCCTTAACTATCAGTTTTATTCAAGAAGCCTATGCGAGTATATTCCGTGGCTTGGCTCAAAGGTTGGTGGGCAAGGAGGCAGCTGAATTGGCTGCCTATGAGCCGACCTTCCAGAATATGCTCTGTCCAGTCAATAGTCGAGTCTACTATCAAATTCAAAGTTGGTACCAGCTTCTGCAATTGTTGCCTTTCTCTAAAAAGATTATTCCTATCTGGCAAGATATGCTGGGTGTGAGGGAGACGGAAGTACCGGCCATGCCGGTCCATCTCTCGCCTTGGAAACGACTTAAGATTATGGGCCGAATCGTGCGTGAGTTTTTCACTGCGCCTAAGCAAATGGCCCAGCTAGAACAGGAATTCATCCGGATTCAAGCAGTCTTTCAAGAGCGCTTCTCGCCAGATGCGGATTTAGAGCAGTTGATAGCTCTAGTTGTACAGCTTAAGGATGAGATTCTAGCACATTGGGATATTACCTTGATTAATGATCTTTATGCCTTTGTCTATACGGGTTTATTGAAAAAGTCGCGTCATGGACAAGATGTTCAGGCAGAAATCGCCGGTATTGAACAGATTGAAAGTATGCGGCCGGCGCTAGCCCTTCAGGACTTAGTTGAGGAGCTCAAGCATCCCAAGAACCAAGCTCTTCGTCAGACACTAGAAAATGAAGATGCAGCAGACTTTTTAAATCGACAAGATCCCTTAGTAGCCAAGATCCTAGATTTTATCCAAGAATTTGGTGACCGGGCACCCGAAGAACTGAAACTAGAAACACCGACCTTCCGTACCCATCCACAAGGCCTCTTATCCTTGTTGGTTCAAATGTGCCAGCAAGACGCTCCTGACCTAAAAGCCTCAAGTGCCGCAAGCAATCGACCAAGGAGTTGGTGGACGAGCTTTTTACGCCGTCGCGCTATGACTGGCGTTAAGTACCGAGAAAGCTCAAGACTAAATCGGACACGGATTTATGGGATGATGCGGATGATTTTTCGAGCCATTGGGGCGCAACTTGCCAAGCAAGGCTATTTAGAGACAGAAGAAGACATCTTCTATCTGACCAAGGAAGAAATCTTTGAATTGGCCAGACAGCCACACTCAGTATCGGACCTGATTTCAGAAAGACGTGCCAAGCTAGCGGGTGACAGGACCTTACCAAACTTCAGCCGCTATGTTTTCTTGGGTCAAGTATTTGAGAAGTTTGTGCGATTTTCAGGGCAGGCACGTAGCCAATTGAGTCGGGCAGAACACCTTCAAGGGATTGGTTGCTCGCCTGGTCGAGTTAAGGGCCAAGTGCTAGTAGTGGACGATGTTCAAGCCATTGAATCTGCTCAAGGTAAGATTATGGTAACCAGAATGACAGATCCAGGGTGGGTCTATCTCTTAACTCAAGCCCAAGGGGTCATCGCTGAGCAAGGATCCCTCCTGTCTCATACAGCCATTATTTCGCGTGAGCTAGGCATTCCATCAGTTGTGAATGTGCGGGGTGCTACGCAATTGCTGAAAAGTGGGGATTGGATTGAGATGGATGGCTTAAGCGGCCAAGTAACCATTTTGGAGGAGGCGGACCATGCTGACCATTAA
- the pulA gene encoding type I pullulanase produces MTDLNPNQAVGLATKAVRTVDFDQEFAYDGPLGAFYTPQSTRFIVWAPTAKSVTVEIYESNQPDSNLASAHVMRRGERGTWVIEILGDLHLTAYTYLLDHGSLGLKRSQDPYAIAAVVNGDRSVVVNPAATQVEGFDRMPSFGKATDAIIYELNVRDFSVAEDSGISAKGKFLGLAEAGTHTSNGQITGLDYLKSLGFTHLQLLPIYDYATVDETEAKPTAYNWGYDPKNYNVPEGSYATDPYNPLSRILELKQTIKTLHDNGMRVIMDVVYNHVYQFDLQAFQKIVPGYFFRYDQAGNLSNGTGVGNDTASERYMMRRYILDSILYWTREFKLDGFRFDLMGIHDVETMLAVRQALNEIDPSIIVLGEGWNLGTMLPYEDKAAQHNAYRMPGVAHFNDSIRNALKGGNFNKQEGGYVNGRPDLEKLVAQNLLVGIPNSAYASPDQVVHYVEAHDDLTLYDKLCYTHPHDSEEVRVRRALMATSLVLLAQGIPFIHAGQEFLRTKRLIDNTYNAPDEINQFDWNRVADHQETVDYVRGLIKLRKSSPLFRQNSYDEILNSLAVYQLHDGVIAYQLEDENSAYFVMINANDWRMPITYLPHGLYRKVIVDYTAPLEEGQVFDLNGHYEMPGLSVTVLERVEKA; encoded by the coding sequence GTGACAGATTTAAATCCAAATCAGGCGGTGGGATTGGCTACCAAAGCAGTCAGAACGGTTGATTTTGATCAAGAATTTGCCTATGACGGACCTTTAGGTGCCTTCTACACACCACAATCAACACGTTTTATCGTTTGGGCACCAACGGCTAAGAGTGTGACCGTTGAAATTTATGAATCCAACCAGCCAGATAGCAACTTAGCTAGTGCTCACGTCATGCGACGTGGTGAACGCGGTACTTGGGTGATCGAGATTTTAGGGGACTTGCACTTAACTGCCTACACTTACCTATTAGACCATGGTTCATTAGGCCTTAAACGCAGCCAAGACCCTTATGCCATTGCGGCAGTGGTTAATGGTGACCGCAGTGTGGTGGTCAACCCAGCAGCCACTCAAGTGGAGGGCTTTGACCGTATGCCGTCTTTTGGCAAGGCGACCGATGCTATTATCTACGAACTCAATGTCCGCGACTTCTCAGTAGCGGAAGATTCGGGCATTTCAGCTAAAGGTAAGTTCTTAGGGCTTGCCGAAGCAGGCACTCATACCTCTAATGGCCAAATTACTGGCTTAGACTATCTTAAGTCGCTGGGCTTTACCCATTTGCAATTATTACCAATTTATGATTACGCGACAGTAGATGAGACAGAAGCCAAACCAACAGCCTACAACTGGGGCTATGATCCTAAGAACTACAATGTGCCAGAAGGCTCCTATGCGACGGATCCTTATAATCCGCTTAGCCGGATTTTAGAACTCAAGCAAACCATTAAGACCCTTCACGACAATGGTATGCGCGTCATTATGGACGTGGTCTATAATCACGTTTATCAGTTTGACTTGCAAGCCTTCCAGAAGATTGTACCAGGTTATTTCTTCCGTTATGACCAGGCAGGTAACTTGTCTAATGGGACGGGGGTCGGCAACGATACCGCTTCTGAACGCTATATGATGCGCCGCTATATCTTGGATTCCATCCTTTACTGGACACGAGAATTCAAATTAGATGGCTTCCGCTTCGACTTAATGGGGATTCATGACGTTGAAACCATGTTGGCCGTACGTCAAGCCCTGAATGAAATTGATCCTTCCATTATCGTTTTAGGCGAGGGTTGGAATCTGGGAACCATGTTGCCTTATGAAGATAAGGCTGCCCAACACAATGCCTACCGTATGCCTGGAGTGGCTCACTTTAACGATTCCATTCGTAATGCCCTCAAAGGCGGTAACTTCAACAAGCAAGAAGGCGGCTATGTCAATGGACGTCCTGATTTAGAAAAGTTAGTGGCTCAGAACCTCTTAGTAGGGATTCCTAACTCGGCTTATGCTAGTCCGGACCAAGTCGTCCACTATGTTGAGGCCCACGATGACTTAACCCTTTATGACAAGTTGTGTTACACTCATCCGCATGATTCTGAAGAAGTTCGTGTTCGTCGAGCCTTAATGGCGACCAGTTTGGTCCTCTTGGCGCAAGGGATTCCCTTCATTCATGCTGGTCAAGAATTCTTAAGAACCAAGAGACTGATAGACAATACCTACAATGCACCGGATGAAATCAACCAATTTGACTGGAACCGAGTAGCGGATCATCAAGAGACGGTGGATTATGTCCGCGGCTTAATCAAGTTACGTAAGAGCTCACCACTCTTCCGCCAAAACTCTTATGATGAAATTCTCAACTCCTTGGCTGTCTATCAGTTACATGATGGCGTCATTGCCTACCAATTGGAAGATGAGAATTCTGCTTATTTCGTTATGATTAATGCTAATGATTGGCGCATGCCGATCACCTATCTGCCACATGGTCTCTACCGCAAGGTAATCGTCGACTATACGGCACCATTGGAAGAAGGCCAAGTCTTCGACCTTAATGGTCACTACGAAATGCCAGGCCTGTCTGTGACCGTCTTGGAACGCGTTGAGAAGGCATAA
- the pepA gene encoding glutamyl aminopeptidase — protein MTLQGFDLIKHLTELQGISGNEGQVRRFLQEELTPLVDKIEVSGIGNLYGIKYAKDPEAPRLMLAAHMDEVGFMVRQITSNGLLTVTPIGGWNPYSISAQRYTLQTRKGDYVCISSSVAPHLLRGKDGSAKSVAPEDILFDAGFTSREEALEYGVRPGDSIVPKTETVWTANKQALIGKAWDNRYGCAVMLEAMRAVKDKELAATIIAGANAQEEVGLRGAKGAVHRYQPDAFIAVDCSPADDTDGNKDKFGQLGGGFLLRVQDPGHITHRGMREFLLDTAETHKIPYQYFFSKGGTDAGAAHVSNDGVPSAVIGVCARYIHGHQTLFRMDDYEAAKEMVIKVLETFDKTTLATIRANV, from the coding sequence ATGACATTACAAGGCTTTGACTTAATCAAACATCTGACCGAATTACAAGGGATTTCGGGCAATGAAGGGCAGGTTCGTCGCTTCTTGCAGGAAGAGTTGACACCCTTAGTTGATAAGATCGAAGTGTCTGGGATTGGCAACCTCTATGGGATTAAGTATGCCAAGGATCCAGAAGCACCACGTCTCATGCTGGCAGCTCATATGGATGAAGTGGGCTTTATGGTCCGTCAGATTACCTCGAATGGTCTCTTAACGGTGACACCTATTGGGGGCTGGAACCCTTATAGTATCTCAGCTCAACGCTATACCCTTCAAACCCGTAAGGGGGACTATGTCTGCATTTCATCATCTGTGGCCCCTCACTTATTACGGGGCAAGGATGGGTCGGCTAAGTCAGTGGCGCCTGAAGATATCCTATTTGATGCGGGCTTTACTTCCCGCGAAGAAGCCTTGGAATATGGCGTACGTCCTGGTGATTCTATTGTACCTAAGACAGAAACTGTCTGGACAGCCAACAAGCAAGCCCTAATCGGCAAGGCTTGGGATAACCGCTATGGCTGCGCTGTGATGTTAGAAGCCATGCGGGCAGTCAAGGACAAAGAGCTAGCGGCCACCATTATTGCGGGGGCTAACGCTCAAGAAGAAGTCGGTTTGCGTGGCGCCAAAGGGGCCGTTCATCGCTATCAACCAGATGCCTTTATTGCCGTAGACTGTTCGCCAGCCGATGATACGGATGGTAACAAGGACAAGTTTGGACAGTTAGGGGGTGGCTTCCTCTTGCGGGTGCAAGATCCAGGCCACATCACCCACCGTGGTATGCGTGAGTTCTTGCTGGATACAGCGGAAACCCACAAGATTCCATACCAATACTTCTTCTCCAAAGGTGGAACCGACGCGGGTGCCGCTCATGTCAGCAATGATGGGGTGCCTTCAGCTGTCATTGGGGTCTGCGCCCGTTACATTCACGGTCACCAAACCCTTTTCCGTATGGATGATTATGAGGCAGCCAAGGAAATGGTCATCAAAGTCCTAGAGACTTTCGACAAGACAACCTTAGCGACCATTCGCGCCAATGTCTAA
- a CDS encoding CDP-alcohol phosphatidyltransferase family protein — MKIKNYLIGEYDKSVILTYLGATFALVAIYWTLQGQVRLAMMAFILSGICDLFDGVVARRLPRTPEQERFGIEIDSLCDMISFAALPAFLLMSQLALGPANLLPAIIYVLAAVTRLGHFNRLAKHDEGSGQYFIGVPVTYGALCFPLSYLLGQWLAPGLYTWLWLGLAFLLSGLFVWNQPIPKPNKKAYLAFALLAILSLIGLWVLPYG; from the coding sequence ATGAAGATTAAAAACTATTTGATTGGAGAGTATGATAAGTCGGTCATACTTACTTACTTGGGAGCAACCTTTGCTTTAGTAGCTATCTATTGGACCTTACAAGGGCAGGTCCGACTAGCCATGATGGCCTTTATCCTTAGTGGAATTTGTGATCTCTTCGACGGTGTAGTGGCTAGACGCTTACCACGGACACCAGAACAGGAACGTTTTGGCATTGAAATTGATTCACTCTGCGACATGATTAGCTTTGCTGCCTTGCCAGCTTTTCTTCTCATGTCTCAGCTAGCCCTTGGACCTGCCAATCTCTTGCCAGCTATTATCTATGTGCTAGCAGCCGTGACGCGCTTGGGCCACTTTAATCGCTTGGCCAAGCATGATGAGGGCAGTGGGCAATATTTCATCGGGGTTCCCGTTACTTATGGCGCCTTGTGCTTTCCCTTAAGCTATCTATTAGGTCAATGGCTGGCGCCTGGACTCTATACTTGGCTTTGGTTGGGATTAGCCTTTCTCTTAAGCGGCCTATTCGTCTGGAATCAGCCCATTCCTAAGCCTAACAAGAAGGCTTATCTGGCTTTTGCCTTATTAGCGATTCTTAGTCTAATCGGGCTTTGGGTATTGCCTTATGGTTAA
- the ytpR gene encoding YtpR family tRNA-binding protein, with amino-acid sequence MWLAFYNPGGVGDVLLLTSGPVSSNEIDPDSKGQVTALRHHQSQAIVGYNLFEVADLNLAGEGPVTLTSEQVAQVNARIQAAGFDQAVSFDASPRLVVGYVEECVDHPDSDHLHITQTRVAADTVLQIVCGAANIEAGQKVLVAQPGAVMPDGLIIWPGQLRGVDSNGMICSTRELGLDAIENKPGIWVLKDDLAVGTPLEQVIAHYQG; translated from the coding sequence ATGTGGTTAGCATTCTATAATCCTGGAGGCGTCGGTGACGTGCTCCTTCTCACTAGTGGCCCAGTTTCTTCAAACGAGATTGACCCAGATAGCAAAGGTCAGGTAACCGCCCTGCGCCATCATCAATCTCAAGCCATTGTGGGCTATAACCTCTTCGAAGTGGCAGACTTGAACTTGGCTGGAGAGGGTCCAGTGACCTTGACTTCTGAGCAAGTGGCTCAAGTCAATGCCCGTATTCAAGCTGCAGGCTTCGATCAAGCGGTTAGCTTTGATGCTTCACCACGCTTGGTCGTTGGTTATGTGGAAGAGTGTGTTGACCATCCAGATAGTGACCACTTACATATTACGCAAACACGTGTAGCGGCTGACACCGTCCTACAAATCGTCTGTGGGGCAGCCAATATTGAAGCCGGCCAAAAGGTCCTAGTGGCTCAACCAGGTGCCGTTATGCCAGATGGCTTGATTATTTGGCCAGGCCAATTACGTGGCGTTGACAGCAATGGTATGATTTGTTCTACACGCGAACTAGGTTTGGATGCCATTGAAAATAAACCAGGAATCTGGGTATTGAAAGATGACTTAGCAGTCGGCACACCACTTGAGCAAGTCATCGCCCACTACCAAGGCTAG
- a CDS encoding HXXEE domain-containing protein, with translation MENLLWLFPVIFMLHEMEEIIGFGPWLDKNQAILDKYPRIAAAYEHFSPSGFAVAVLEEYLVVIIITGASLYFANYLVWLGAFIAFSLHLLIHLIQSILIRKYIPALASSLVLLPPSILIIKQVIDQTNYSLLSLLIWTLLGLIFMVVNLAFAHQLMRLVTKSLKSQKS, from the coding sequence ATGGAAAATCTTTTGTGGTTATTTCCCGTCATTTTTATGCTACATGAGATGGAAGAAATCATTGGCTTTGGTCCATGGCTGGACAAAAATCAAGCGATTTTAGACAAGTACCCTAGAATTGCAGCTGCCTATGAGCACTTTTCCCCTTCAGGCTTTGCAGTGGCAGTCTTAGAGGAGTATCTAGTGGTGATTATCATCACCGGCGCTAGCCTGTATTTTGCTAACTATCTGGTCTGGTTGGGAGCCTTTATAGCCTTCAGCCTGCATCTCCTCATCCACCTGATCCAAAGCATCCTGATTAGAAAATATATTCCTGCCCTAGCTAGCAGCCTAGTGCTGCTTCCCCCCAGCATCTTGATTATCAAGCAAGTAATCGATCAAACGAACTATAGCCTCCTAAGCCTCCTAATCTGGACCTTGCTAGGGCTAATTTTCATGGTGGTGAACCTGGCTTTTGCCCATCAATTGATGCGGTTAGTGACGAAAAGCCTTAAATCTCAGAAATCCTAG
- the murC gene encoding UDP-N-acetylmuramate--L-alanine ligase, which translates to MDKATTYHFVGIKGSGMSALALILVGEGYKVQGSDVGKYFFTQQGLEAAGVPMMEFSADNIQPGLTIIAGNAFGDDHEELVRARELGLPIYRYHHFLGKLIKGYTSIAVSGCHGKTSTTGLLAHTLKHLAPLSYLIGDGTGCGQESAKYFGLEACEYRRHFLSYEPDYAIITNVDFDHPDYFTSIEDVFSAFTSFAGQTTKAVIACGEDAYLRQLEAPVPVYYYGFDSNSTVYATNIERTQDGSDFDVTFEGKFLGRFHVPTYGKHNILNALAVITVLTLEGFPADAIAQNLATFTGVKRRFSVKTVGDLTIIDDYAHHPSEIKATIDATKQRYPDKRCIAVFQPHTFSRTVALLNEFAESLNLADQVYLCDIFNSAREQSGEVTIQDLAALIDQEVEIISSEHLSPLMQYKDDVIVFMGAGDVDKIAQRFEKEYARLHPNVL; encoded by the coding sequence ATGGACAAAGCAACAACCTATCATTTTGTGGGAATCAAAGGTTCAGGCATGAGTGCTCTCGCGCTTATCCTGGTAGGAGAAGGCTATAAGGTACAGGGGAGTGACGTAGGGAAGTACTTCTTCACCCAGCAAGGCTTAGAAGCTGCGGGTGTGCCTATGATGGAATTCTCGGCTGACAATATTCAACCTGGCCTGACCATCATCGCAGGCAATGCCTTCGGGGATGACCATGAAGAATTGGTGCGGGCACGCGAATTGGGCTTGCCAATCTACCGCTACCATCATTTCTTAGGTAAATTGATTAAGGGTTATACCAGTATTGCCGTTTCAGGCTGTCACGGTAAGACCTCTACCACAGGTCTTTTGGCGCATACCCTCAAGCACTTAGCCCCACTGTCTTACTTGATTGGGGATGGAACCGGTTGTGGGCAGGAGTCTGCCAAGTACTTTGGTCTAGAAGCCTGCGAGTATCGTCGTCACTTCCTGTCCTATGAACCTGATTATGCCATTATTACCAACGTGGATTTTGACCACCCTGATTACTTCACTTCGATTGAGGATGTCTTTTCAGCCTTCACTAGTTTTGCAGGCCAAACCACCAAAGCCGTGATTGCCTGCGGGGAGGATGCTTATCTACGCCAATTAGAAGCACCAGTTCCTGTTTACTACTATGGTTTTGACAGCAACTCTACTGTTTATGCAACCAATATTGAACGGACACAAGATGGATCTGACTTTGATGTGACCTTTGAAGGTAAGTTCTTAGGACGTTTCCATGTGCCGACCTATGGTAAGCACAATATCTTAAACGCTTTGGCGGTTATTACAGTCTTGACCCTAGAAGGTTTCCCGGCAGATGCCATTGCCCAAAACCTAGCGACCTTCACGGGTGTCAAACGTCGTTTCAGCGTTAAGACAGTGGGTGATTTAACTATCATTGACGACTATGCCCACCATCCAAGCGAAATCAAGGCGACCATTGATGCGACCAAGCAACGCTATCCAGACAAACGCTGTATTGCAGTCTTCCAACCTCATACCTTTAGCCGGACAGTAGCCCTGCTTAACGAGTTTGCTGAGTCACTTAACCTAGCAGACCAAGTCTATCTCTGCGACATCTTCAACTCTGCCCGTGAGCAAAGTGGGGAAGTTACTATTCAAGACTTGGCGGCCTTAATTGACCAAGAGGTGGAGATTATTTCGAGCGAGCACTTGTCTCCACTTATGCAATATAAGGACGATGTCATTGTCTTTATGGGCGCGGGTGATGTGGATAAGATTGCCCAACGCTTTGAAAAAGAATATGCCCGCCTACATCCAAATGTCCTCTAG